In Bradyrhizobium sp. 195, the sequence AGTGAAACGGGCTGAGGCCCGCCTGCTTTGCCGCCTGTTCGAGATCGACCTCTTCATGCGAGTTGTCGTCGATCCACAGCGCGGCCTCGACTGCGCGGCGGCGGTCGCGCGCGGTGGGTGTGGCCGGCTTGCGCGCCTTGCCCGAGACCACGTCGACGAAGCGGCCGGCTAGGATCTGGCCGACTTCGTCGAGGCCGATGTCGCTGTTGCCATCTGCCGCCGTCTGGGCGAGCTCGCCCAGCACCATCAATTCGGGCAGCGGCGGCGTGGCGCCGACCCGCCAGATCTCACGCCGCCCACCGAGGGCATCGACCATGTCCTCGCTGAGGAAGAACCCCAGGCAGACATCGCCGCTGACATGCTCATGCGTGCAGGTGTATTCCTCGCCGGGCGCGCCGACCAGCATCGAGCCCGCCACCAGCTCGAAGAATCCGGCGCGGCAACGGCAGCCAAAGCTGCCCGAGCGGACATAGGCGATAGAATGCCCGGTGCGGCATTCGGCAAATGGCGTATCATCAGGTCCCGCATCGCAGCGAAACTCGAAGACCGTGATCGATTGTGACTTCAGCAGCGTGGTCGCGTCCATCCCGCCTATGTAGGCATGATCCGGACAAGTGTGTAGCTCTTGTCCGACAAGATCATGCCCCAAAAAACAAGCTAAGGTGCGATCAGATCGCGCCTTAGCTAGGCGCGCGCGGCGGAGCAACGGGCAGCAGCACCTCGAACAGCG encodes:
- a CDS encoding helix-turn-helix transcriptional regulator, which codes for MDATTLLKSQSITVFEFRCDAGPDDTPFAECRTGHSIAYVRSGSFGCRCRAGFFELVAGSMLVGAPGEEYTCTHEHVSGDVCLGFFLSEDMVDALGGRREIWRVGATPPLPELMVLGELAQTAADGNSDIGLDEVGQILAGRFVDVVSGKARKPATPTARDRRRAVEAALWIDDNSHEEVDLEQAAKQAGLSPFHFLRLFSSVLGVTPHQYLVRSRLRHAARLLADDDIAVTDVAYDVGFGDLSNFVRTFHRAAGVSPTKFRQASKGERGIFAERLVLN